A genomic stretch from Vulpes lagopus strain Blue_001 chromosome 11, ASM1834538v1, whole genome shotgun sequence includes:
- the LOC121471625 gene encoding olfactory receptor 4P4-like, translating into MENRNNITEFILLGLSQKKELEVLCFLLFLLCYIAILIGNLLVMISIICSQLINHPMYFFLSFLSLADLCYTSTVTPKLIIDLLSEKKVISYNGCMTQLFTMHFFGGIEVFILTGMAYDRYVAICKPLHYTLIMSRWKCDAILAASCIGGFLHSFGQFLLAIVLPYCGPNEIDHFFCDVYPLLKLACKDTSRIGLLVVANSGLMGLVTFVVLLVSYAVILYTIRSYSAENRHKALSTCSSHITVVVLFFAPLLFIYIRPATTLPEDKVFALFYTVFAPMLNPLIYTLRNMEMKNAIRKFWCHVMGTKDIN; encoded by the coding sequence ATGGAAAATAGGAATAACATCACAGAATTTATTCTTTTAGGACTTTCTCAGAAAAAGGAATTAGAAGTCCTCTGCTTTTTACTGTTCTTACTCTGTTACATTGCAATTTTGATTGGAAACCTGCTTGTCATGATTTCTATCATCTGCAGTCAACTTATTAACCACCCaatgtatttcttcttgagtttCCTATCCCTGGCAGACCTTTGTTACACCTCCACTGTGACCCCCAAGTTAATCATTGACTTGCTGTCTGAAAAGAAGGTCATTTCCTACAATGGCTGCATGACACAGCTCTTTACCATGCACTTCTTTGGAGGAATTGAGGTCTTCATCCTCACCGGGATGGCCTATGACCGttatgtggccatctgcaaaccccTGCACTACACCCTCATCATGAGCCGGTGGAAATGTGATGCCATTCTTGCAGCTTCCTGTATTGGTGGATTCCTACATTCCTTCGGTCAGTTTCTCCTTGCCATCGTTTTACCCTACTGTGGCCCCAATGAAATAGATCACTTCTTCTGCGATGTGTACCCTTTGCTGAAGCTGGCCTGCAAGGATACAAGCAGAATCGGTCTTCTGGTCGTTGCCAATTCAGGACTAATGGGTCTGGTGACTTTTGTCGTCTTGCTGGTATCATATGCTGTGATCCTATATACTATCAGGTCCTACTCTGCAGAGAATCGTCACAAAGCTCTTTCCACATGCAGTTCCCACATCACTGTGGTGGTTCTCTTTTTTGCTCCTTTACTCTTTATTTATATTCGACCAGCAACTACATTACCAGAAGACAAAGTGTTTGCTCTTTTTTATACTGTCTTTGCCCCTATGCTCAACCCTCTCATATACACACTAAGGAACATGGAGATGAAGAATGCCATAAGGAAATTTTGGTGCCACGTCATGGGAACTAAGGACATAAACTGA
- the LOC121471626 gene encoding olfactory receptor 4P4-like: MENRNNVTEFILLGLSKNKKVQILCFLFFLLCYLAIWLGNLIIMASITCSQLINQPMYFFLNYLALSDLLYTSTVTPKLMTDLLTENKVISYKNCMTQLFTTHFFGGVEVFIITGMAYDRYVAICKPLHYAILMNRQRCNSILRASCAGGFLHSLGLFLLTIFLPFCGPNEIDHYFCDVYPLLKLACIDTHKIGFLVIANSGLMGLVIFVVLMASYFMILYNVRAYSAENCHKALSTCSSHITVVILFFAPVIFVYIRPATTLPEDKVFTLFYTIFVPMLNPPIYTLRNTEMKNAIRKVWCTERFWKGKPMI, translated from the coding sequence ATGGAAAATAGGAACAATGTTACTGAATTTATTCTCTTGGGACTTTCTAAGAATAAGAAAGTCCAAAtcctctgctttttatttttcttactctgttaTCTAGCTATCTGGTTGGGGAATTTGATTATTATGGCTTCTATCACATGCAGTCAGCTAATTAATCAGcccatgtatttcttccttaattacCTTGCCCTCTCAGACCTCCTCTATACCTCCACTGTGACACCCAAACTAATGACAGACTTACTGACAGAGAATAAGGTCATTTCCTATAAAAACTGCATGACACAGCTATTTACTACACATTTCTTTGGAGGGGTTGAGGTCTTCATCATCACAGGAATGGCCTATgatcgctatgtggccatctgcaaaccactCCACTATGCCATCCTCATGAATAGGCAAAGATGTAACTCAATTCTCAGAGCATCATGTGCAGGGGGGTTTCTGCATTCCCTTGGCCTGTTTCTTCTTACaatttttttaccattttgtgGACCCAATGAAATAGATCACTATTTCTGTGATGTATATCCTTTGTTGAAACTGGCATGCATTGATACACACAAAATTGGTTTCTTAGTCATTGCCAATTCCGGTCTGATGGGACTGGTGATCTTTGTGGTTTTGATGGCCTCCTACTTTATGATATTATATAATGTGAGAGCATATTCTGCAGAGAACTGCCACAAGGCACTTTCCACTTGCAGCTCCCACATCACAGTTGTGATCCTGTTTTTCGCACCTGTCATCTTTGTTTACATTAGGCCTGCCACAACTTTACCAGAGGATAAAGTATTTACACTCTTCTACACAATTTTTGTCCCCATGCTCAATCCTCCTATATATACACTTAGaaacacagagatgaaaaatGCCATAAGGAAAGTTTGGTGCACTGAAAGGTTTTGGAAAGGGAAACCAATGATTTGA
- the LOC121471627 gene encoding olfactory receptor 4P4-like, translating into MENINNVTEFVLLGLSQNKKVKNLCFLLFLFCYIAIWMGNLLIMISITCSQLIDQPMYFFLNNLALSDLCYTSTVTPKLVTDLLVESNIISYTNCMAQLFVMHFFGGIEVFILTGMAYDRYVAICKPLHYTVIMNRKRCYAIVIASCTGAFLHSFVQCLLTITLPFCGPNEIDHYFCDVYPLLKLACTDTYRVGILVVANSGMMGLVTFVVLVLSYLLILYTIKSYPAESRTKALSTCSSHITVVVLFFVPVLFIYIRPATTFPEDKVFALFYTIIAPMFNPLIYTLRNMEMKNTLRKVWCQKPCLIGRQIII; encoded by the coding sequence atggaaaatattaataatgtcaCTGAATTTGTTCTGTTGGGACTTTCCCAGAATAAGAAAGTTAAAAACTTATGCtttctattattcttattttgttacATAGCTATTTGGATGGGAAACTTGCTCATAATGATTTCTATCACATGCAGTCAGCTAATTGACCAacccatgtatttcttccttaataATCTTGCCCTCTCAGATCTGTGTTAtacttcaacagtgacacccaaGCTAGTCACTGACTTGCTGGTAGAAAGTAACATAATTTCTTATACTAACTGTATGGCACAGCTTTTTGTCATGCATTTCTTTGGGGGGATTGAAGTCTTTATCCTCACAGggatggcctatgaccgctacgtggccatctgcaagccctTGCACTACACCGTCATCATGAACAGAAAGAGATGTTATGCCATAGTCATTGCTAGCTGTACTGGGGCATTTCTGCATTCTTTTGTCCAATGTCTCCTTACCATCACTTTACCTTTCTGTGGCCCCAATGAGATAGATCACTACTTTTGTGATGTGTATCCTTTGCTGAAACTGGCCTGCACAGATACCTACAGAGTTGGGATCCTAGTGGTTGCCAATTCTGGCATGATGGGCTTGGTGACGTTTGTGGTCTTGGTTCTATCTTACTTATTGATATTATACACCATCAAGTCTTACCCTGCAGAGAGCCGCACCAAAGCTCTTTCCACCTGCAGCTCCCATATCACAGTTGTGGTTCTGTTCTTTGTGCCTGTTCTCTTCATTTACATTCGCCCAGCCACAACTTTTCCAGAAGACAAAGTGTTTGCTCTTTTCTACACCATCATTGCTCCTATGTTCAACCCTCTGATTTACACATTAAGAAACATGGAGATGAAAAATACCTTGAGGAAAGTGTGGTGCCAGAAACCATGTTTGATTGGAAGGCAAATCATTATATAA
- the LOC121471629 gene encoding olfactory receptor 4P4-like, translating into MENRNNITVFILLGLSQNKNIEILCFVLVLFCYLAIWVGNLLIMISIMCSQLIEQPMYFFLNYLSLSDLCYTSTVTPKIMTDLLTERKTISYSNCMTQLFILHFLGGVEIFILTGMAYDRYVAICKPLHYTIIMSRQRCNAIITACCMGAFIHSASQFLLTIFLPFCGPNELDHYFCDVYPLLKLACTDTRKIGLLVIVNSGLIALLTFVILMVSYFLILYTIMAYPAESRTKALSTCSSHITVVVLFFVPVLFIYIRPATTFPEDKVFALFYTIIAPMFNPLIYTLRNMEMKNALRKVWCHHLFLEGRELILKAFQNFTLGFHPEP; encoded by the coding sequence ATGGAAAATAGGAACAACATCACTGTGTTTATTCTCTTGGGACTGTCTCAAAACAAGAACATTGAAATCCTCTGCTttgtattagttttattttgctaCCTTGCTATTTGGGTAGGAAATTTGCTCATAATGATTTCTATCATGTGCAGTCAGCTAATTGAGCAacccatgtatttcttccttaattacCTCTCACTCTCTGACCTTTGCTACACGTCAACAGTGACACCTAAAATAATGACTGATTTACTGACAGAAAGGAAGACCATTTCCTACAGTAACTGCATGACACAGCTTTTTATCCTGCACTTTCTTGGAGGTGTTGAGATCTTTATCCTCACAGggatggcctatgaccgctacgtggccatctgcaagccctTGCACTACACCATCATCATGAGCAGACAAAGATGTAATGCAATTATCACAGCCTGCTGTATGGGGGCATTTATACACTCCGCCAGTCAGTTCCTTCTCACCATCTTCCTCCCGTTCTGTGGCCCCAATGAGCTAGATCACTACTTCTGTGATGTGTATCCTTTACTGAAGCTGGCCTGCACTGACACACGTAAAATTGGTCTCTTGGTAATTGTTAATTCAGGTCTGATCGCTCTGCTGACTTTTGTGATTTTGATGGTGTCCTATTTTCTGATATTATACACCATCATGGCCTACCCTGCAGAGAGCCGCACCAAAGCTCTTTCCACTTGCAGTTCCCATATCACAGTTGTGGTTCTGTTCTTTGTGCCGGTTCTCTTCATTTACATTCGCCCAGCCACAACTTTTCCAGAAGACAAAGTGTTTGCTCTTTTCTACACCATCATTGCTCCTATGTTCAATCCTCTGATCTACACACTGAGAAACATGGAGATGAAGAATGCCTTGAGGAAAGTGTGGTGtcatcatttatttttggaaGGGAGGGAACTCATATTAAAAGCATTCCAGAATTTCACTTTAGGATTCCACCCTGAGCCCTAA